In Vibrio japonicus, one DNA window encodes the following:
- the ilvN gene encoding acetolactate synthase small subunit, which translates to MRHIISLLMENQPGALSRVVGLFSQRGYNIESLTVSPTDDATLSRLNLTTISDNMQLEQIQKQLNKLIDILKVQEVTEYEHIERELMMVKVKASGFARAEVKRTADIFRGQIVDVTASLYTVQLAGTSEKLDAFIQAISEVTEVIEVARSGVVGIARGERALKP; encoded by the coding sequence ATGAGACACATTATTTCGCTATTAATGGAAAACCAGCCGGGTGCGTTGTCTCGAGTTGTGGGTCTTTTCTCTCAACGTGGCTACAACATTGAGTCGCTTACGGTTTCACCAACCGATGATGCTACCTTGTCTCGTCTGAATCTGACAACGATTTCAGACAATATGCAGTTGGAGCAGATTCAGAAACAACTTAACAAGTTAATCGATATTCTTAAGGTGCAAGAAGTCACTGAATATGAGCATATCGAGCGTGAACTGATGATGGTGAAGGTAAAAGCCAGTGGCTTTGCTCGCGCTGAAGTAAAACGCACCGCCGACATTTTCCGCGGGCAAATCGTGGATGTCACTGCGTCGCTATATACGGTTCAACTCGCGGGAACCAGTGAAAAATTGGATGCCTTTATTCAAGCGATATCTGAAGTGACGGAAGTCATTGAGGTGGCACGAAGCGGTGTGGTAGGTATTGCACGCGGCGAACGCGCCCTGAAACCTTAA
- a CDS encoding AMP-dependent synthetase/ligase: protein MTNLDFHIVKKIREQIAQGGDRIALKHKVGNMWNGISWKQFGHQVDALSLALLAQGLRVQDKIGIFSNNMPQWTIADFAALQVRSVTVPIYPTNTAVQSAYILKNADVRVLFVGEQPQLDAAISIFDECEQLELIVVMSDDIEVGDHPFVMTWDKFIAQGERQHQTELDQRLADANFDDLLTLIYTSGTTGQPKGVMLDYANIGAQLEGHDQRLSLSQDDVSLCFLPLSHVFERAWTFYVLYKGATNCYLQDTMQVREALSDVRPTVMCAVPRFYEKIFSAIHEKVAKAPFMRKVMFTWAVNMGAKMAVCHQQGRQPSFALKKAHNLADKLVLSKLRALLGGRINFMPCGGAKLDETIGRFFHAIGINVKLGYGMTETTATVSCWDDKCFDPDSIGMSMPGAQVKIGENNEILVRGPMVMRGYYKMPEETEKTFDEHGFLKTGDAGHFDENGNLFITDRIKELMKTSGGKYIAPQMIEGAIGKDHFIEQIAVIADTRKFVSALIVPCFDSLEEYAKELNIKYHDRVELIKHHQIVEMLEKRVNDLQKELAKFEQVKRFKLLPKAFSMDEGELTPTQKLRRKVINDKYQDEIEEMYSEKGDKK, encoded by the coding sequence ATGACCAACTTAGATTTTCATATCGTAAAAAAAATACGTGAACAGATTGCTCAAGGCGGTGATCGTATTGCCCTAAAACATAAAGTGGGCAATATGTGGAACGGCATCAGTTGGAAGCAGTTTGGCCATCAAGTGGATGCTTTGTCACTTGCATTATTGGCTCAAGGGTTAAGAGTTCAAGACAAAATAGGGATTTTCTCAAATAACATGCCGCAGTGGACAATCGCTGATTTTGCAGCGCTTCAGGTCCGTTCGGTGACAGTTCCTATTTATCCGACCAACACGGCAGTTCAGTCAGCTTACATCCTAAAAAATGCGGATGTGCGAGTATTGTTTGTTGGTGAGCAACCTCAACTGGATGCCGCAATATCTATTTTTGACGAATGTGAACAGCTAGAACTGATAGTGGTCATGTCTGATGATATCGAAGTTGGTGATCACCCGTTTGTGATGACTTGGGATAAGTTTATCGCGCAAGGTGAAAGACAGCACCAAACTGAGCTGGATCAACGCCTCGCAGACGCAAACTTTGACGATCTTCTTACGTTGATCTACACCTCTGGTACGACAGGTCAGCCAAAAGGTGTCATGCTCGATTACGCCAATATCGGAGCGCAGCTTGAAGGACACGATCAGAGACTGAGCCTTTCTCAAGACGACGTGTCACTTTGCTTTTTACCACTGTCTCACGTATTTGAGCGTGCTTGGACGTTCTATGTGCTCTACAAAGGCGCAACTAACTGTTACCTGCAAGACACAATGCAAGTGCGAGAAGCACTGAGTGACGTACGCCCGACCGTCATGTGTGCAGTTCCTCGTTTTTACGAAAAGATCTTTTCTGCCATTCATGAAAAAGTAGCGAAAGCCCCATTTATGCGCAAAGTGATGTTCACTTGGGCTGTGAATATGGGAGCGAAAATGGCGGTGTGTCATCAACAAGGTCGACAGCCTTCGTTTGCTCTTAAAAAAGCACACAATCTTGCTGACAAGCTCGTCCTATCTAAGTTACGAGCACTGCTAGGTGGGCGCATTAATTTCATGCCTTGTGGTGGTGCAAAATTGGATGAGACTATTGGTCGTTTCTTCCATGCGATTGGTATCAACGTCAAGCTGGGTTACGGAATGACCGAAACCACGGCGACCGTATCTTGTTGGGATGATAAATGCTTCGACCCAGATTCGATCGGTATGTCGATGCCGGGTGCGCAAGTAAAAATTGGCGAAAACAACGAGATTCTTGTTCGTGGTCCAATGGTAATGCGTGGTTACTACAAAATGCCGGAAGAAACGGAAAAAACGTTCGATGAGCATGGATTCTTGAAAACGGGTGACGCGGGTCATTTTGACGAGAATGGAAACTTGTTTATCACGGATCGCATCAAAGAGCTGATGAAAACATCTGGCGGTAAGTACATTGCACCGCAAATGATTGAAGGTGCCATCGGTAAAGATCATTTTATCGAGCAAATTGCGGTCATTGCAGATACGCGTAAGTTTGTTTCGGCTCTCATTGTGCCGTGTTTTGATAGCCTAGAAGAGTACGCGAAAGAGCTGAATATTAAATATCATGACCGTGTTGAGCTGATTAAGCACCACCAAATCGTCGAGATGCTTGAGAAACGAGTCAATGATCTGCAGAAAGAGTTAGCGAAGTTTGAACAAGTGAAGCGCTTTAAACTGCTGCCAAAGGCTTTTTCGATGGATGAAGGCGAATTAACGCCAACCCAGAAACTACGCCGCAAGGTCATTAACGATAAATATCAGGACGAAATCGAAGAAATGTACAGTGAGAAAGGCGATAAAAAGTAG
- a CDS encoding acetolactate synthase 3 large subunit, with translation MAAMLSGAEMVVQSLIEEDVEQIFGYPGGSVLDIYDALHAKTESIKHVLVRHEQAATHMADGYARSTGKPGVVLVCSGPGATNTITGIATAYMDSIPMIVISGNVPNSLIGNDAFQECDIVGVSRPIVKHSFLVKKAEDIPETVKKAFYIATTGRPGPVVIDLPKDVMNPEIKLPYEYPESISMRSYKPTTTGHKGQIKKGLKALLEAKKPVLYVGGGAVISQADEYLLKLAEALNLPVVSTLMGLGAFPGTHKNSLGMLGMHGTYEANMAMHHADLIFGVGVRFDDRTTNNLEKYCPDAKVMHIDIDPSSISKNVKADLPIVGSAEKVLESMVTLLEEQGAINDTEALESWWQDIQVWRDRQCLSYETSPERIKPQQVIETLHRLTNGDAYVASDVGQHQMFAALYYPFNKPRRWINSGGLGTMGFGLPAGMGVKFAKPDEEVVVITGDGSIQMNIQELSTAMQYDIPVKIINLNNRFLGMVKQWQDMIYQGRHSNSYMSSVPDFAAIAEAYGHVGIRIETPDQLESGLQKALDMKDRLVFVDINVDETEHVYPMQIKGGGMDKMWLSKTERT, from the coding sequence ATGGCAGCGATGTTGTCCGGAGCAGAGATGGTTGTGCAATCTCTGATCGAAGAAGACGTTGAGCAAATCTTCGGATACCCAGGCGGTTCCGTTTTAGACATCTATGATGCGCTACACGCAAAAACAGAAAGCATTAAACACGTTCTTGTTCGACACGAGCAAGCCGCAACACATATGGCTGACGGCTATGCGCGTTCGACAGGCAAACCGGGTGTGGTGCTTGTCTGTTCTGGTCCTGGCGCGACCAATACCATTACAGGTATTGCCACCGCGTATATGGATTCCATTCCGATGATTGTTATTTCCGGCAATGTGCCTAACAGCCTTATCGGTAATGATGCTTTCCAAGAGTGTGATATTGTGGGGGTTTCTCGCCCTATAGTGAAACACAGCTTCTTGGTTAAGAAAGCAGAAGATATTCCAGAAACGGTAAAGAAAGCTTTCTACATTGCGACGACTGGCCGACCTGGTCCCGTTGTGATTGACCTGCCTAAAGATGTCATGAATCCGGAGATCAAACTGCCATACGAATACCCAGAAAGTATTTCGATGCGTTCTTACAAACCAACTACAACCGGTCACAAAGGCCAGATCAAGAAAGGTCTGAAAGCGCTACTTGAAGCGAAGAAGCCTGTACTTTATGTAGGTGGTGGTGCGGTTATCTCTCAAGCAGACGAATATTTGTTAAAGCTTGCTGAAGCTCTGAATCTTCCTGTTGTCAGTACTTTAATGGGTCTTGGTGCATTCCCTGGAACACACAAAAACTCGCTCGGCATGCTCGGCATGCATGGTACTTACGAAGCAAATATGGCGATGCATCACGCTGATCTTATTTTTGGTGTCGGTGTTCGTTTTGATGATCGTACAACCAATAACTTAGAAAAGTACTGTCCTGATGCGAAAGTCATGCATATCGATATTGATCCCTCCTCGATCTCTAAGAACGTTAAAGCGGATCTGCCTATTGTGGGTTCGGCAGAAAAAGTGCTAGAGAGCATGGTAACGCTACTTGAAGAGCAAGGTGCGATAAACGATACAGAAGCGTTAGAGAGCTGGTGGCAAGACATTCAAGTTTGGCGTGACCGTCAGTGTCTGTCTTACGAAACGTCTCCAGAGCGCATCAAACCTCAACAAGTTATAGAAACGTTACATAGGCTTACCAACGGTGATGCTTACGTCGCATCGGATGTGGGCCAGCACCAAATGTTTGCGGCACTTTATTACCCATTCAATAAGCCTCGCCGTTGGATTAACTCCGGTGGTCTGGGTACGATGGGCTTTGGTTTGCCAGCGGGCATGGGCGTGAAATTCGCTAAACCGGATGAAGAGGTGGTTGTCATTACGGGTGACGGCAGTATTCAGATGAACATTCAGGAACTCTCTACTGCGATGCAATATGATATTCCGGTTAAGATCATCAACTTGAATAACCGTTTCCTAGGCATGGTAAAACAGTGGCAAGACATGATTTACCAAGGTCGTCACTCCAACTCATACATGAGTTCAGTTCCTGATTTTGCTGCAATCGCAGAAGCTTATGGTCACGTAGGTATCCGAATTGAGACCCCAGATCAACTAGAGTCGGGTCTTCAAAAAGCTTTAGATATGAAGGACCGTTTGGTGTTCGTAGATATCAATGTAGACGAAACAGAGCACGTATACCCAATGCAAATTAAAGGTGGGGGTATGGACAAGATGTGGCTAAGCAAGACGGAGAGAACCTAA